Proteins co-encoded in one Dasypus novemcinctus isolate mDasNov1 chromosome 18, mDasNov1.1.hap2, whole genome shotgun sequence genomic window:
- the SERTAD1 gene encoding SERTA domain-containing protein 1, whose translation MLSKGLKRKREEAEKEALATDAWWLDPGHAAVAQAPPAVASSSLFDLSVLKLHHSLRQSEPDLRHLVLVVNTLRRIQASMAPTAALPPVPSPPAVPGVADSLLACSDAALSASMSSLLEDLSHIEGLSQAPQPLADEGPPGHPTGGAPTGLGALDLLGPATGCLLDDGLEGLFEDIDTSMYDSELWAPASEGFKPGPADGPGKAEAPELDEAELDYLMDVLVGTQALERPPGPGR comes from the coding sequence ATGCTGAGCAAGGGCCTGAAGCGCAAGCGGGAGGAGGCGGAGAAGGAAGCCTTGGCAACTGACGCCTGGTGGCTGGATCCTGGTCACGCAGCAGTGGCGCAGGCGCCCCCAGCTGTGGCCTCCAGCTCTCTCTTTGACCTCTCAGTGCTCAAACTCCACCACAGCCTGCGGCAGAGCGAGCCGGACCTGCGGCACTTGGTACTGGTGGTGAACACACTGAGGCGCATCCAGGCGTCCATGGCGCCCACCGCCGCGCTGCCCCCGGTGCCCAGCCCGCCTGCAGTTCCCGGCGTGGCCGACAGCCTGCTGGCCTGCTCGGATGCTGCCCTCTCAGCCTCTATGTCCAGCCTCTTGGAAGACCTCAGTCACATTGAAGGCCTGAGCcaggccccccagcccctggcagatGAGGGGCCACCAGGCCACCCCACCGGGGGAGCCCCAACTGGCCTGGGTGCCTTGGACCTGCTGGGCCCAGCCACTGGCTGTCTGCTGGACGATGGGCTCGAGGGCCTCTTTGAGGACATCGACACCTCCATGTACGACAGTGAACtttgggcaccagcctctgaggGCTTCAAACCCGGCCCTGCGGATGGGCCAGGCAAGGCGGAGGCGCCCGAGTTGGATGAGGCTGAGCTGGACTACCTCATGGATGTGCTGGTGGGCACACAGGCCCTGGAGCGGCCGCCGGGGCCGGGGCGCTGA